One window from the genome of Rhodopseudomonas sp. P2A-2r encodes:
- a CDS encoding HlyD family type I secretion periplasmic adaptor subunit, giving the protein MPTNAAIDPAPAKVAPLRVVRRRDELEFLPAALEIIETPASPMGRAIAFTIIAFFVLALVWACLGRIDIIATAQGKIVPTGRTKTIQPLEAGTVTAIRVRDGDKVHEGDVLLEIDRTISTAERNRVGYELLRARLDAARLTALRAGLATNTASDFVPPAAPAYEILRTRAAMLAQAEQQAAKIVSLDQQVAQKSAEADGIAALIDKLESGLSFIAETAALREKLLKQEFGNRLAYLDAQLKLADQRSDLIVQKRRLVETAAAKAALEASREQTRAEYARNIMTDLAEAEQKAGQLAEDIIKAERKMNDQVLRAPVDGTVQQLAIHTVGGVVSPAQQLMAIVPADSKLEAEAMLPNKDIGFVTPGQFAEIKIDTFNFTKYGLLRGEVINVSQDAIAREKPVDRSDSGKTRAALSESSEPQGQELVYAARVSLNRTQMQVEDKIVSLAPGMAVTVEIKTGRRRVIEYLLSPLLRYGHEAARER; this is encoded by the coding sequence ATGCCGACTAACGCTGCCATCGACCCGGCTCCGGCGAAGGTTGCGCCACTGCGCGTCGTGCGTCGCCGTGATGAACTCGAATTCCTGCCGGCAGCGCTGGAGATCATCGAAACCCCGGCCTCACCGATGGGGCGGGCGATCGCCTTCACGATCATCGCATTCTTCGTTCTGGCCCTGGTCTGGGCCTGCCTCGGCCGGATCGACATCATTGCCACCGCGCAGGGCAAGATCGTGCCAACCGGACGCACCAAGACCATCCAGCCGCTCGAAGCCGGCACGGTGACGGCGATCCGCGTCCGCGACGGCGACAAGGTGCACGAAGGCGACGTGCTGCTGGAGATCGACCGCACCATCTCCACCGCCGAGCGCAACCGCGTGGGCTACGAGTTGCTCCGCGCCCGCCTCGACGCGGCGCGGCTGACCGCGTTGCGCGCCGGGCTTGCGACCAACACCGCCAGCGATTTTGTGCCGCCCGCTGCGCCCGCCTATGAGATCCTGCGCACCCGCGCGGCGATGCTGGCGCAGGCCGAGCAGCAGGCTGCCAAGATCGTGTCGCTCGACCAGCAGGTTGCGCAGAAATCCGCCGAGGCCGATGGCATCGCGGCGCTGATCGACAAGCTGGAATCCGGCCTGTCGTTCATCGCCGAGACCGCGGCGCTCCGCGAGAAGCTCCTGAAGCAGGAGTTCGGCAACCGCCTGGCCTATCTGGATGCGCAATTGAAACTTGCCGACCAGCGCAGTGACCTGATCGTGCAAAAGCGCCGGCTGGTCGAGACCGCGGCGGCCAAGGCGGCGCTGGAAGCCAGCCGCGAGCAGACCCGCGCCGAATATGCCCGCAACATCATGACCGATCTCGCCGAGGCCGAACAGAAAGCGGGGCAACTCGCTGAGGACATCATCAAGGCCGAGCGCAAGATGAACGACCAGGTCTTGCGCGCGCCGGTGGACGGCACCGTGCAGCAGCTCGCGATCCACACCGTGGGCGGCGTGGTGTCGCCGGCGCAGCAATTGATGGCGATCGTTCCGGCCGACAGCAAGCTGGAGGCCGAAGCCATGCTGCCAAACAAGGATATCGGATTCGTCACGCCCGGCCAGTTCGCCGAGATAAAGATCGATACCTTCAACTTCACGAAATACGGCCTGTTGCGCGGTGAGGTGATCAACGTTTCGCAGGACGCGATCGCGAGAGAGAAGCCCGTCGATCGGAGCGATTCCGGCAAGACGCGCGCCGCGCTTTCCGAGAGCAGCGAACCGCAGGGCCAGGAACTCGTTTATGCCGCGCGCGTGTCGCTGAATCGCACGCAGATGCAGGTCGAGGACAAGATCGTCAGCCTCGCGCCGGGTATGGCGGTGACGGTGGAGATCAAGACCGGGCGACGGCGCGTGATCGAGTATCTGCTGTCGCCGTTGTTGCGATATGGGCACGAGGCTGCGAGGGAGAGGTGA
- a CDS encoding helix-turn-helix domain-containing protein has translation MPTTISLSLATVDGPMNVNVVIAVRTPDGRVVGTVPACPLVRSAASSDVTPSLRKLDDKTLAAVVSIIEVKLASEVQIDMLAAGAGISMHHFCRRFKITVGMSPYACVTAIRMVWARWLLVDSSLSTEDIAARVGIGHVGNFRKNFRRHFGINPSLMRASTGQGG, from the coding sequence ATGCCGACCACAATTTCCTTGTCGCTTGCCACAGTCGATGGGCCGATGAATGTCAATGTGGTCATAGCGGTGAGAACGCCAGACGGGCGGGTTGTCGGCACCGTTCCTGCATGCCCACTAGTTCGATCAGCAGCGTCCTCGGACGTAACGCCATCCCTCAGAAAACTCGACGATAAGACCCTTGCTGCCGTTGTATCGATCATCGAGGTGAAGTTGGCGAGCGAGGTGCAGATCGATATGCTCGCCGCCGGGGCGGGAATCAGCATGCATCACTTCTGCCGCCGCTTCAAGATCACGGTCGGCATGTCTCCCTATGCATGTGTGACGGCGATAAGAATGGTGTGGGCAAGGTGGCTTCTCGTGGACTCTAGTCTAAGCACGGAAGATATTGCTGCCCGTGTCGGCATCGGTCATGTCGGAAATTTTAGAAAAAATTTTCGAAGGCATTTCGGAATCAATCCATCACTGATGCGCGCCTCTACTGGACAGGGCGGATGA
- a CDS encoding calcium-binding protein gives MTTNYAAGLITVSSYESYSDLASFYLTNAGPTIIYPTLGLGGFFDPIGAFYESTSPANDPAPSIAASTPRLLNTLNQGLTEYGLSTYDSNFDGKLSGSELTNLRAWVDANENGIAEAGEIKTLAAAGLTEIKQFNYIYYAAGNAVAAPAIVTAPAKGSDAVTIGRVNVAPAVPYSNYRGLRDTDNVFYVSGGTINWAPGQIKINYSNQSYLIGTDGNDNFDATYYAAYNGTYFNTNLLTNFLAGNGDDNVGGSARNDNIWGGTGNDSLFGYAGNDYLYGEEGNDELQGQDGNDVLDGGTGNDRLFGQVGNDILNGGDGDDVLVGFTASNDTKQTLNASETDNDYLYGGTGADDIYGMLGDDYIDGGSEDDWISGGAGNDIAFGGTGNDQIQGNEGNDYLAGEAGNDRMFGQVGNDTMWGGDGNDVIVGFTATNEAKQTLSAGETDNDTMYGGSGLDDMYGGFGDDLMDGGDGDDIMLGDQGNDTLFGGIGNDELQGGIGNDRLLGEAGNDNMFGQVGNDTMWGGDGDDVMVGFTGLNETKQTLSAGETDNDTMYGGAGNDLMQGGLGNDVMQGDDGSDELQGGYGNDLLYGNAGDDRLFGQIGDDAIYGGDGDDIIVGFTGFNEAKQTLSAGETDNDWLYGGAGSDLLLGGLGNDYLDGGAGADIMEGGKGDDFYIVNSVNDSILELANEGYDFVLSSVNYLLNANIEELRLAEGYNIHGTGNALNNLIIGNSSDNILDGVTGADEMGGGLGNDTYYVDNVGDLTVEFANEGIDTVQSTISTTLQANVENLILLDFAKPERDWSMASWHWSTAIRRPTSSTISRAMPSRISGAPAR, from the coding sequence ATGACTACCAACTATGCTGCGGGCCTGATCACAGTCTCGTCCTATGAATCATACTCTGACTTGGCGTCGTTCTATCTGACCAATGCTGGCCCCACCATCATCTATCCGACGCTCGGGCTCGGCGGCTTCTTTGATCCCATCGGGGCCTTCTACGAAAGCACCTCTCCGGCCAACGATCCGGCGCCGTCGATCGCCGCCAGCACGCCGCGGCTGCTGAATACCCTGAACCAGGGCCTTACCGAATACGGCCTCTCCACCTATGACAGCAATTTCGACGGCAAGCTCAGCGGCTCTGAGCTGACCAACCTGCGCGCCTGGGTCGATGCCAACGAGAATGGTATCGCCGAAGCCGGCGAGATCAAGACGCTGGCGGCCGCCGGCCTCACCGAAATCAAGCAGTTCAACTATATCTATTACGCGGCCGGCAACGCGGTCGCGGCACCGGCCATTGTGACGGCGCCCGCCAAGGGCAGCGACGCCGTCACCATCGGCCGGGTCAATGTCGCCCCCGCCGTGCCCTACAGCAACTATCGCGGGTTGCGTGATACCGACAACGTGTTTTATGTCTCCGGCGGTACGATCAACTGGGCGCCGGGTCAGATCAAGATCAATTATTCCAACCAGAGCTACCTGATCGGCACCGACGGCAACGACAATTTCGACGCCACCTATTATGCCGCCTATAACGGCACCTATTTCAACACCAACCTGCTGACCAACTTCCTCGCCGGCAACGGCGACGACAATGTCGGCGGCTCGGCACGTAACGACAATATCTGGGGCGGCACCGGCAATGATTCGCTGTTCGGCTATGCCGGCAACGACTATCTCTACGGCGAGGAGGGCAATGACGAGCTGCAGGGCCAGGACGGCAACGACGTGCTCGACGGCGGCACTGGGAATGACCGGCTGTTCGGCCAGGTCGGCAACGACATCCTCAACGGCGGTGACGGCGACGATGTGCTGGTCGGCTTCACGGCGTCGAACGATACCAAGCAGACCCTGAATGCCAGCGAGACCGACAATGATTATCTCTATGGCGGCACCGGTGCCGACGACATCTACGGCATGCTCGGCGACGATTATATCGACGGCGGCAGCGAGGACGACTGGATCTCCGGCGGCGCCGGCAACGACATTGCCTTCGGTGGAACCGGTAACGACCAGATTCAGGGCAACGAAGGCAATGACTACCTCGCCGGCGAGGCAGGCAATGACCGCATGTTCGGCCAGGTCGGCAACGACACGATGTGGGGCGGCGATGGCAATGATGTGATAGTAGGTTTCACAGCTACCAACGAAGCCAAGCAGACGCTGAGTGCCGGCGAGACCGACAATGACACCATGTATGGCGGCTCCGGCTTGGACGACATGTATGGCGGCTTCGGCGACGACCTGATGGATGGCGGCGATGGCGACGACATCATGCTCGGCGACCAGGGCAACGACACGCTGTTCGGCGGCATTGGCAACGACGAGTTGCAGGGCGGCATCGGCAATGACCGGCTGCTCGGCGAGGCCGGCAACGACAACATGTTCGGCCAGGTCGGCAACGACACGATGTGGGGCGGTGACGGCGATGATGTGATGGTCGGCTTCACCGGCCTGAACGAGACCAAGCAGACGCTCAGCGCTGGCGAGACCGATAACGACACCATGTATGGCGGGGCCGGCAACGACCTGATGCAGGGCGGCCTCGGCAACGACGTGATGCAGGGCGATGACGGCTCCGACGAATTGCAGGGCGGCTACGGCAACGATCTGCTCTATGGCAATGCCGGCGACGACCGCCTGTTCGGCCAGATCGGCGACGACGCCATTTATGGCGGTGACGGCGACGACATCATCGTCGGCTTCACCGGGTTTAACGAGGCCAAGCAGACGCTGAGCGCCGGCGAGACCGACAATGACTGGCTCTACGGCGGCGCCGGCAGCGATCTCCTGCTCGGCGGCCTCGGGAATGACTATCTGGATGGCGGCGCCGGTGCCGACATCATGGAAGGCGGCAAGGGCGACGACTTCTACATCGTCAACAGCGTCAACGACTCGATCCTGGAACTCGCCAACGAGGGCTACGACTTCGTCCTCAGCAGCGTCAACTACCTGCTCAACGCCAATATCGAGGAGCTGCGTCTGGCCGAGGGCTACAACATCCACGGCACCGGCAATGCCCTCAACAATCTCATCATCGGCAACAGCAGCGACAACATCCTCGACGGCGTCACCGGCGCGGATGAGATGGGCGGCGGGCTCGGCAACGACACCTATTATGTCGACAATGTCGGCGACCTCACGGTCGAGTTCGCCAATGAAGGCATCGACACCGTGCAGAGCACGATCAGCACCACGCTGCAGGCCAATGTGGAAAACCTGATCCTGCTCGACTTCGCCAAGCCAGAAAGGGATTGGTCGATGGCGAGCTGGCACTGGTCTACGGCTATCCGAAGGCCAACGAGCTCGACTATATCCAGGGCGATGCCGTCCCGGATTTCTGGGGCACCTGCGCGTTGA
- a CDS encoding calcium-binding protein has protein sequence MVDGELALVYGYPKANELDYIQGDAVPDFWGTCALTSIANLLTQANRPTTESDVINRAIAHGWVVSDPSLPAYERGGSNYADQQALLDSYGVRNDLIMGYNEQGIANLVRSGRGVIIAVNAGKLWGEPGYVDGGGVNHAVTITGVVYGEVNGELLGFYIADSGRHKVSDMTRFVDIASFREAAQVPNAYAIYTKEALKLWNEEIDGTGNELDNVIVGNRADNVLMGLAGNDTLQGGEGNDTLVGGLGNDRYIVDDAGDVVTEYAGQGTDTVEASVTYTLGENLENLTLTGTSAVNGSGNALNNTVTGNSGNNILAGLAGADALDGGGGVDTADYSASSAAVTVSLQTGLGSGGDAAGDTLTRIQNLIGSSGSDILIGNVSGNVLTGGFGDDQLTGGGGNDTYVVGRNGGHDVITNGLSSNAGTSGSLQLSSDLVPENVWFKQSGQDLLIEIMGSDDDVTVAGWFASPTNALSQITTAGGWTIDGQISQLVQAMATYSSTHTGFDTQTSGTQLPTDPALQSAIAAAWHQQAA, from the coding sequence TTGGTCGATGGCGAGCTGGCACTGGTCTACGGCTATCCGAAGGCCAACGAGCTCGACTATATCCAGGGCGATGCCGTCCCGGATTTCTGGGGCACCTGCGCGTTGACCTCGATCGCCAACCTGCTGACCCAGGCCAATCGGCCGACCACGGAAAGCGATGTCATCAACCGCGCCATCGCCCATGGCTGGGTGGTGAGCGATCCCAGCCTTCCGGCCTATGAGCGCGGCGGCTCGAACTATGCGGACCAGCAGGCGCTGCTCGACAGCTACGGCGTCCGCAACGATCTGATCATGGGCTATAACGAGCAGGGCATTGCCAATCTAGTGCGCAGCGGTCGCGGCGTCATCATCGCGGTGAATGCCGGCAAGCTGTGGGGCGAGCCTGGTTATGTGGACGGCGGCGGCGTCAACCATGCCGTCACCATCACCGGCGTCGTCTATGGCGAGGTGAACGGCGAACTGCTCGGCTTCTATATCGCCGATTCCGGCCGCCACAAGGTCAGCGACATGACCCGATTTGTCGATATCGCCTCGTTCCGCGAGGCGGCCCAGGTGCCGAATGCCTATGCGATCTACACCAAGGAAGCGCTCAAGCTTTGGAACGAGGAAATCGACGGCACCGGGAACGAGCTCGACAACGTCATCGTTGGGAACCGCGCCGACAACGTCCTCATGGGTCTGGCCGGCAACGACACATTACAGGGTGGAGAGGGCAATGACACGCTGGTCGGAGGCCTCGGCAATGATCGCTATATTGTCGACGATGCCGGCGACGTAGTGACTGAATATGCCGGCCAAGGCACGGATACGGTCGAAGCGTCTGTTACCTACACGCTGGGTGAAAATCTCGAGAATCTGACGCTGACGGGAACATCGGCTGTCAATGGTTCGGGCAACGCGCTCAACAATACCGTCACTGGCAATAGCGGGAACAACATCCTGGCCGGTCTTGCTGGTGCCGATGCGCTGGATGGCGGCGGCGGTGTCGATACGGCGGACTATTCCGCATCGAGCGCGGCGGTGACCGTTAGTCTGCAGACCGGCCTTGGCAGTGGCGGCGATGCGGCTGGCGATACGCTCACCCGAATCCAGAATCTGATCGGCTCGTCCGGCTCGGATATTCTGATAGGCAACGTGAGCGGCAACGTTCTCACAGGCGGTTTTGGCGACGATCAGCTCACGGGCGGTGGCGGCAATGACACCTATGTGGTCGGTCGCAATGGCGGGCATGATGTCATCACCAATGGCTTATCCTCGAATGCTGGAACAAGCGGCTCGCTACAGCTCTCATCGGATCTGGTGCCCGAGAACGTCTGGTTCAAGCAATCCGGACAGGATCTTCTGATCGAAATCATGGGATCGGATGACGATGTCACGGTGGCCGGCTGGTTCGCCAGTCCGACCAACGCGCTCAGCCAGATCACCACGGCGGGCGGCTGGACCATCGACGGCCAGATCTCGCAGCTGGTGCAGGCGATGGCGACTTATTCCTCGACGCACACAGGGTTTGATACGCAGACCAGCGGAACGCAACTGCCGACCGATCCTGCCCTGCAGTCGGCGATTGCGGCAGCCTGGCATCAACAAGCCGCTTAG
- a CDS encoding DUF1858 domain-containing protein, translated as MLLFVPTQRPVQSIKYSSNMEQVVLTPDMMVDEVIRRWPATVRTFLDFHLGCVGCPVAGFHSVGDASICHAVGPAFLLALCEVAGGDDVRAE; from the coding sequence ATGCTGCTGTTTGTTCCGACGCAAAGACCAGTGCAATCTATCAAATACAGTTCCAACATGGAGCAGGTGGTACTGACGCCGGATATGATGGTCGATGAGGTGATACGTCGCTGGCCGGCGACGGTCCGCACCTTTCTGGACTTTCATTTGGGATGTGTCGGTTGTCCAGTCGCCGGGTTCCATTCGGTCGGCGATGCCAGCATTTGCCATGCTGTAGGCCCGGCGTTTCTTCTGGCGCTGTGCGAGGTTGCAGGCGGTGACGACGTGCGGGCAGAGTAA
- a CDS encoding Crp/Fnr family transcriptional regulator: MAILDRSIAANIPALAGFEPNHLDEILREARSISYPKETHVFDQGSDAHSFFLLLHGHLRVEKTTPQGQQIVVRYISAGDLFGVAQALALDTYPATAIAVVDSIALCWPSAAWPRLIAKFPSLSAQMLQTVGRRLQDSQERVMEMSGQQVEQRVAHALLRLAKQAGRNVESGIEIAFPISRQDVAEMTGTTLHTVSRILSAWELQGLIAGGRLRIVLRDSHKLFVIAEGKELDHPRPKST, encoded by the coding sequence ATGGCCATCCTCGACCGCTCCATCGCAGCCAATATTCCCGCACTCGCCGGGTTCGAACCAAACCATCTCGACGAAATTCTCCGCGAGGCCCGGTCGATTAGCTATCCGAAGGAAACCCATGTGTTTGATCAGGGATCGGATGCCCACTCGTTCTTCCTACTGCTGCATGGCCACCTGCGCGTCGAGAAGACCACCCCGCAGGGCCAGCAGATCGTGGTCCGTTACATCTCGGCCGGCGATCTCTTCGGAGTCGCGCAGGCACTGGCGCTCGATACCTACCCGGCAACGGCAATCGCAGTGGTTGACAGCATTGCACTTTGCTGGCCTTCCGCAGCGTGGCCACGGCTGATCGCGAAATTCCCCAGTCTTTCGGCTCAAATGCTTCAGACTGTCGGCCGCCGGCTGCAGGATTCCCAAGAACGGGTCATGGAGATGTCGGGTCAGCAGGTCGAACAACGCGTCGCACACGCACTGCTGCGGCTGGCCAAGCAAGCCGGACGAAACGTCGAGAGCGGTATCGAGATCGCCTTTCCCATCAGCCGGCAGGATGTCGCCGAAATGACCGGCACCACGCTGCACACCGTAAGCAGGATCCTCAGCGCGTGGGAGCTGCAGGGATTGATCGCAGGAGGGCGCCTGCGAATCGTGCTTCGAGATTCCCACAAATTGTTCGTCATCGCCGAAGGTAAAGAGCTCGATCATCCGCGGCCAAAAAGCACGTAG
- a CDS encoding NnrS family protein — protein MPIPRRKDYRGPALFSYGFRPFFLLGSLYAGLAILVWLPAFYGYLRLGTSFAPRDWHVHEMLFGYIAAIVAGFLLTAIPNWTGRLPLHGRPLMILFSVWVAGRVAVSVSVWIGWGAAAVIDCGFLVLLAAAAAREIVAGRKWSNLNIVVVVSLLAAGNIAFHIEAHVSGLAEYATRAGIAVVIMLVSLIGGRIVPSFTRNWLAKRVPGRMPVPFGRFDMVTLGISVAGLATWVVRPLDPLVGITLFGCGALHIYRLARWAGYRTSSDRLVLILHLAYAFVPLGFILAALSALDLVAPSAGIHAWTGGAIGTMTLAVMTRATLGHTGQQLRASLATHLVYAAVIVAALARVCAVLQPGHAGLLLAIAGVAWAAAFIGFAASYAPVFCRRTN, from the coding sequence TTGCCCATCCCAAGGCGGAAGGATTATCGCGGGCCGGCGTTGTTTTCGTACGGCTTCCGGCCGTTCTTCCTGCTCGGCTCGCTCTATGCCGGGCTGGCGATTCTGGTCTGGCTGCCGGCATTCTACGGATATCTGAGACTGGGGACGTCGTTTGCGCCACGCGACTGGCACGTGCATGAGATGCTGTTCGGCTACATCGCGGCCATTGTTGCAGGCTTTCTGCTGACCGCGATCCCGAACTGGACCGGGCGGCTGCCGCTGCACGGCAGGCCGCTGATGATCCTGTTCTCGGTCTGGGTCGCCGGGCGGGTCGCGGTCAGCGTGTCGGTATGGATCGGCTGGGGAGCCGCGGCGGTGATCGACTGTGGGTTTCTCGTTCTGCTGGCTGCTGCGGCGGCGCGCGAGATCGTCGCAGGGCGCAAATGGAGCAATCTCAACATCGTGGTGGTGGTCAGTCTGCTCGCGGCAGGCAATATTGCATTCCATATCGAGGCGCATGTTTCCGGGCTGGCCGAATACGCCACCCGCGCCGGTATCGCGGTGGTGATCATGCTGGTGTCGCTGATCGGCGGACGCATCGTTCCCAGCTTTACCCGCAACTGGCTGGCAAAGCGCGTGCCGGGACGAATGCCTGTTCCGTTCGGTCGGTTCGACATGGTCACGTTGGGGATCAGCGTTGCCGGATTGGCTACATGGGTGGTCCGTCCGCTTGATCCGCTGGTCGGCATCACGCTATTCGGATGCGGCGCGCTGCACATTTACCGTCTGGCACGCTGGGCCGGTTATCGGACATCGAGCGATCGCCTAGTGCTGATTCTGCATCTTGCCTATGCGTTCGTACCGCTCGGCTTCATTCTCGCCGCGCTGAGTGCGCTGGATTTGGTCGCGCCGAGCGCCGGCATTCATGCCTGGACTGGCGGGGCCATCGGAACCATGACCTTGGCCGTGATGACGCGCGCCACCTTGGGGCATACCGGCCAGCAATTGCGGGCCTCGCTTGCGACGCACCTTGTCTATGCCGCGGTGATCGTGGCGGCGTTGGCGCGTGTCTGCGCGGTGCTGCAGCCGGGACATGCCGGGCTTTTGCTCGCCATCGCCGGCGTTGCATGGGCAGCTGCATTCATCGGCTTTGCTGCAAGCTATGCGCCGGTGTTTTGCCGACGGACGAATTGA
- a CDS encoding NosR/NirI family protein, with translation MLGFVLTILAGTFAVEARAASRLSDFVGKAEPGELVPGANRLGPLQGDPAIMPAYKDDQLLGFIYLNSDFANAIGYSGKPIQLLVGIDPKGVLTGLKLVEHKEPIVLLGIPEKRILEAVNKLIGADIAGVVRGAAPAPQVDIVSGATVTVLVIGDSIVRSATKLIKSGRLGAPGSAVAGATQPTVTKTVDTAKGEVRDWQSLVGDGSVRRLFLTVGDINQAFEKSGNAAAAAHPEEGEPDETFIDLYLADVAVPTIGRSLLGDDGYNRLAARLKPGQQALVVAGAGRYSFKGAAYVRGGIFDRVELIQDTNSMRFRDRDHTRLGSLAAEGTPAFPEIALFAVPAEFALDPTEPWALQLLVQRVISTREKAWLTFDLGYTLPDAYMKRETPKPAAAAPTATAASPAGRMSGDSAPSSAAEDEPLWMKIWRGNTAKIGTTIFALGALTLIFFFQNALVARPRLFAWVRRSYLVFILVWMGWYANAQLSVVNVLTFANSLLTGFSWEYFLSAPLIFLLWASIAAGLLFWGRGPFCGWLCPFGALQELLNNIAQAVKIPQYRLPWGLHERLWPIKYIIFLGLFGMSLYSTAFAEQLAEVEPFKTAIVLKFAREWPYVIYALTVLSAGLFVERFFCRYMCPLGAALAIPGRIRMFEWLRRWPECGTPCQRCAKECPVQAIHPEGHINVNECIYCMHCQELYFDDHRCPHMIQVRLKREKREALSSPSMRAGKSPGTVITAGGRPIGLPAEATSPPPTASPGGLL, from the coding sequence CTGTTGGGCTTCGTTCTCACCATTTTGGCGGGAACATTTGCCGTTGAGGCGCGTGCCGCGAGCCGGTTGAGCGACTTCGTGGGCAAAGCTGAGCCGGGCGAGCTCGTTCCCGGCGCCAACCGGCTTGGACCGCTGCAGGGCGATCCGGCGATCATGCCGGCGTATAAGGACGATCAACTCCTCGGCTTCATCTATCTGAATTCCGATTTTGCCAATGCGATTGGTTATTCCGGCAAGCCGATCCAGCTTCTGGTGGGCATCGATCCGAAGGGCGTGCTCACCGGCCTCAAGCTGGTGGAGCATAAGGAGCCCATCGTTCTGCTGGGCATTCCCGAAAAGCGGATCCTCGAAGCGGTCAACAAGCTGATCGGCGCCGATATTGCGGGCGTGGTACGCGGGGCTGCGCCGGCACCGCAGGTCGACATTGTCAGTGGCGCGACGGTCACCGTGCTGGTGATCGGCGACAGCATCGTCCGCTCCGCAACCAAGCTGATCAAGAGCGGCCGCCTCGGCGCGCCGGGAAGTGCGGTCGCTGGCGCAACGCAGCCAACGGTGACGAAGACCGTCGATACCGCCAAAGGCGAGGTCCGCGACTGGCAAAGCCTCGTCGGGGACGGCTCGGTGCGCCGGCTTTTCCTGACGGTCGGCGACATCAACCAGGCTTTTGAAAAGTCGGGCAATGCAGCCGCCGCTGCGCATCCGGAGGAGGGCGAGCCGGACGAAACCTTCATCGATCTGTACCTTGCCGACGTCGCCGTGCCGACCATCGGCCGCAGCCTGCTGGGCGACGACGGCTACAATCGCCTCGCAGCCAGACTCAAGCCGGGGCAGCAGGCGCTGGTCGTCGCCGGTGCCGGGCGCTATTCATTCAAGGGGGCGGCCTATGTCCGCGGCGGGATCTTCGATCGCGTCGAGCTGATCCAGGACACCAACAGCATGCGCTTCCGCGACCGCGATCACACGCGGTTGGGAAGCCTCGCCGCCGAAGGCACGCCGGCCTTTCCCGAAATCGCCCTGTTCGCCGTGCCCGCCGAATTTGCGCTCGATCCGACCGAGCCGTGGGCACTGCAACTGCTCGTTCAACGCGTGATCAGCACACGTGAGAAGGCCTGGCTCACCTTCGATCTCGGCTACACGCTGCCGGACGCCTATATGAAGCGCGAGACGCCGAAGCCGGCGGCCGCTGCGCCGACTGCCACGGCAGCGTCGCCCGCCGGAAGAATGTCCGGCGATTCCGCACCGTCTTCCGCAGCCGAGGACGAGCCGCTGTGGATGAAGATCTGGCGCGGCAACACGGCCAAGATCGGAACGACGATCTTCGCCCTGGGCGCGCTGACGCTGATCTTCTTTTTCCAGAATGCGCTGGTGGCCCGGCCGCGGCTGTTTGCGTGGGTGCGCCGCAGCTATCTCGTGTTCATCCTGGTCTGGATGGGCTGGTACGCCAACGCCCAGCTCTCGGTCGTCAATGTCCTGACCTTCGCCAATTCGCTGCTGACCGGCTTCAGCTGGGAGTATTTCCTGTCGGCGCCGTTGATTTTTCTGCTGTGGGCCTCGATTGCGGCGGGGCTGCTGTTCTGGGGGCGTGGGCCGTTCTGCGGCTGGCTGTGTCCGTTCGGCGCGTTGCAGGAGCTGCTAAACAACATCGCCCAGGCGGTGAAGATTCCGCAGTACCGCTTGCCCTGGGGCCTGCACGAGCGGCTGTGGCCGATCAAGTACATCATCTTCCTCGGCCTGTTCGGCATGTCGCTGTACTCGACCGCCTTTGCCGAGCAGCTGGCCGAGGTGGAGCCGTTCAAGACCGCGATCGTGCTGAAGTTCGCACGCGAGTGGCCCTACGTCATCTATGCCCTCACGGTGCTGTCCGCTGGCCTGTTTGTCGAGCGCTTCTTCTGCCGTTACATGTGCCCGCTCGGCGCGGCACTGGCCATTCCCGGTCGCATCCGCATGTTCGAATGGCTGCGGCGCTGGCCCGAATGCGGCACGCCATGCCAGCGTTGCGCCAAGGAATGCCCGGTGCAGGCGATCCACCCCGAGGGGCACATCAACGTCAATGAATGCATCTACTGCATGCATTGCCAGGAACTGTATTTCGACGATCACCGCTGTCCGCACATGATCCAGGTGCGGCTGAAGCGCGAGAAGCGCGAAGCGCTGTCGTCGCCATCGATGCGTGCCGGCAAGTCGCCCGGCACCGTCATCACCGCCGGAGGGCGCCCGATCGGGCTGCCTGCCGAGGCCACCAGTCCACCACCAACCGCAAGCCCAGGAGGCTTACTATGA